In Acinetobacter sp. C32I, one genomic interval encodes:
- a CDS encoding SDR family NAD(P)-dependent oxidoreductase, whose translation MKTALITGASAGIGKALADQFAQQGFNLILVARRSEALEQIKQDLENRYSIQVENQIFDLAVSGQTAALYDTVKHHKIDVMINNAGFGDYDLAWDADLNKVMNMVDLNVRALTDLSLRYIKDYVDEDAVLINVSSVGGYAEVDVAIPYCATKFYVSSFTEGIDFSLRTQGKKLRAKVLAPAGTQSEFHTVAAVGSGIDINKLYNGAVLMTAEQLAESAYQLYLSDKTVGIVNPNNEFELKDAIFPQVTLL comes from the coding sequence ATGAAAACAGCATTAATTACAGGCGCAAGTGCGGGTATTGGTAAAGCACTTGCTGATCAATTCGCGCAACAAGGTTTCAATTTGATTTTAGTTGCACGTCGCAGTGAAGCTTTAGAGCAAATTAAGCAAGATTTAGAAAACCGTTATTCAATTCAAGTCGAAAATCAGATCTTTGATTTAGCTGTATCTGGGCAAACGGCTGCGTTATATGACACCGTCAAACATCATAAAATTGATGTAATGATTAATAATGCAGGCTTTGGTGACTATGACTTAGCTTGGGATGCAGATCTAAACAAAGTGATGAATATGGTGGATTTGAATGTTCGTGCATTAACAGACTTATCTTTACGTTATATCAAAGACTATGTGGATGAAGATGCGGTATTAATCAATGTGTCATCTGTAGGAGGATACGCTGAAGTGGATGTCGCGATTCCTTATTGTGCCACTAAATTTTACGTCTCATCATTTACCGAAGGTATTGATTTTAGCTTGCGGACGCAAGGGAAAAAATTGCGTGCCAAAGTACTTGCTCCCGCTGGAACCCAAAGCGAATTCCATACCGTGGCTGCCGTAGGCAGTGGTATCGATATTAATAAGTTATATAACGGCGCAGTTTTAATGACAGCAGAGCAACTTGCTGAAAGTGCTTATCAACTTTATTTAAGTGATAAAACCGTAGGGATAGTCAATCCTAACAATGAATTCGAACTCAAAGATGCAATTTTCCCACAGGTCACTTTATTGTAA
- a CDS encoding LysR family transcriptional regulator: MQTELSTISIFVTVVEAGSFSNAAEQLHLTRSAVSKSIARLEQRLGVTLFKRTTRTLSLTAEGTLFYEHSQRAIAEIHAAESFLDQGKISATGLLRISAPVLFGQLYVAPMMIELAQQHADLQVEFSFNDRTVDLVEDGFDLAIRIGALPDSHHLIARKLGDHRMLLCATPEYLQQSGTVKDLDDLQQHTAIAYPYSGSPPKWHLQDEHKQLYTIRPQAKLLLNDMLAIKNTVLSHHGIAWLPDWLIHKELQDGSLVQVLPEFSSVDFPIHVVWPSLSYMPLKTRLAIDRLIQHLPATLSNNRNTP, translated from the coding sequence ATGCAAACTGAGCTGAGTACGATTTCAATCTTTGTGACAGTGGTCGAGGCAGGAAGCTTTAGCAATGCTGCTGAACAACTACATCTGACCCGCTCGGCGGTGAGTAAAAGCATTGCGCGTTTAGAACAACGTTTGGGCGTGACTTTATTTAAGCGTACTACTCGAACCCTCAGCTTAACAGCCGAAGGTACGCTGTTTTATGAGCACAGTCAGCGTGCTATTGCAGAAATCCATGCTGCTGAAAGCTTTTTAGATCAGGGTAAAATCAGTGCAACGGGCTTATTAAGAATTTCGGCCCCAGTTTTGTTTGGACAACTCTATGTTGCCCCAATGATGATTGAACTGGCACAACAGCATGCTGATTTGCAGGTAGAATTCTCTTTTAATGACCGAACTGTCGATTTGGTCGAAGATGGTTTTGATTTAGCGATTCGTATTGGTGCTTTACCAGATAGCCATCATTTGATTGCGAGAAAGCTAGGTGATCATCGGATGCTACTCTGTGCCACACCCGAATATCTACAGCAATCAGGCACAGTGAAGGACTTGGATGATCTACAACAGCACACGGCCATTGCTTATCCTTATTCTGGGTCCCCACCGAAATGGCATCTTCAAGATGAACACAAACAACTGTATACCATTCGACCCCAAGCAAAATTGCTGTTAAATGATATGCTGGCGATTAAAAATACCGTGTTGTCACATCATGGAATTGCATGGCTTCCCGATTGGCTCATTCATAAAGAACTACAGGATGGCAGTTTAGTTCAAGTCTTACCCGAGTTTTCCAGTGTCGACTTTCCAATCCATGTGGTTTGGCCGAGTTTATCTTATATGCCATTAAAAACACGTTTGGCAATTGATCGACTCATTCAGCATTTACCAGCAACCCTATCGAACAATCGAAATACCCCCTAA
- a CDS encoding NAD(P)H-dependent oxidoreductase translates to MAKVLVLKSSIMGDQSQTSRLIDAFLKQRAEAGVQDEVIIRDLTTLNLPVLDAEIFHALRGAEHVAAPIQKIVQLSDELIAELKATDLLLIGAPMYNLNVPTQLKNWFDLVARARHTFRYTETYPQGLVEGVKAIVMSSRGGIHLGQVTDAVTPYLQSVLGLMGIHEVRFVYAEGLDIPALKVDALKDAHLKAQQAAV, encoded by the coding sequence ATGGCGAAAGTGTTGGTATTGAAATCAAGCATTATGGGTGATCAATCACAGACGAGCCGTTTGATCGATGCATTCTTAAAACAACGTGCAGAAGCAGGCGTACAGGATGAAGTGATCATTCGTGATTTAACCACGCTTAACTTACCTGTACTGGATGCTGAAATTTTCCATGCGCTGCGTGGTGCAGAGCACGTTGCAGCGCCGATACAAAAGATTGTCCAGTTATCGGATGAGTTGATTGCAGAACTTAAAGCAACGGATCTATTGCTGATCGGCGCGCCGATGTACAACTTGAATGTGCCAACACAGTTGAAGAACTGGTTCGATTTGGTCGCGCGTGCTCGCCACACTTTTAGATATACCGAAACTTATCCTCAAGGTCTGGTTGAAGGTGTCAAGGCAATCGTGATGAGCAGTCGTGGTGGTATTCACCTTGGACAAGTGACGGATGCAGTAACGCCTTATCTACAGTCTGTTTTAGGCTTAATGGGGATTCATGAGGTGCGCTTCGTTTATGCGGAAGGTCTGGATATTCCTGCTTTAAAGGTGGATGCATTAAAAGATGCGCATCTAAAAGCCCAGCAAGCTGCTGTTTAA
- a CDS encoding SDR family oxidoreductase: MKNVLILGASGQIAQWVINMLANAPELTQTLLLRDAKKLGTDLPSNAKVIEADVLDLEKLKQIVQGQDIVYANLAGELEQQTRNIIEAMHGAGVKRIILINSLGIYDEVTGKFGEWNRNEIGKYLGPYRKAADLLEASDLDYSILRAAWLMDEDEIDYETTERHEHFKGTVISRKSVAAFVVKIIQTPALASRKNLGLNKPHSDADQPYFI; this comes from the coding sequence ATGAAAAATGTATTAATTCTTGGCGCATCAGGTCAAATTGCTCAATGGGTCATTAACATGTTGGCCAACGCGCCTGAACTAACTCAAACGCTATTGCTCCGTGATGCAAAAAAATTAGGCACTGATTTGCCGAGCAATGCAAAAGTCATTGAAGCGGATGTTTTAGATCTGGAAAAATTAAAACAGATCGTCCAAGGGCAAGATATTGTTTATGCCAACCTTGCTGGTGAATTAGAACAGCAAACACGGAATATCATTGAAGCCATGCACGGCGCAGGCGTTAAACGTATTATTCTGATCAACTCCTTAGGCATCTATGATGAAGTCACAGGTAAATTTGGTGAATGGAATCGCAATGAAATCGGCAAATACCTTGGCCCATATCGTAAAGCAGCGGATTTATTAGAAGCCTCTGATCTGGATTATAGTATTTTGCGTGCAGCGTGGCTCATGGATGAAGATGAGATTGACTATGAAACAACGGAACGCCATGAGCATTTTAAAGGCACGGTCATCTCACGTAAAAGTGTCGCTGCCTTCGTGGTTAAAATTATTCAAACACCAGCATTAGCCTCTAGAAAAAACTTAGGGCTCAATAAACCACACTCAGATGCCGATCAACCTTATTTCATCTAA
- a CDS encoding MBL fold metallo-hydrolase yields MLILFVAIAVALLIAASVIYAQQPLFGKIPSGERLQVIESSPNYRQGQFRNLIEKSGMSEGSSIAVELYKTFIKTIPHRNPIDPIPSIKTNLLALDPKQDVMIWFGHSSVFMQLHGKTFLIDPVMSGKASPFPWGTRAYKGTDIYRVEDLPEIDYLLISHDHYDHLDYETALKLKDKVKYVITGLGVGEHFEYWGYPKNKLIERDWGDRIEFDDGISIITETTHHDSRRAFDGGKNLWVSFVIQSPNKKIFYTGDGGYDKHFVEIGQKYGPFDWALMENGQYDAAWRSVHCHPDEVAQATEELNARNMIPVHHSKFSLAKHAWYEPITRIVEYSKSRKYRLATPMIGELVELDNEQQPFKQWWKNIR; encoded by the coding sequence ATGCTTATTCTTTTTGTTGCGATCGCCGTGGCCCTGCTTATTGCAGCGAGTGTTATATATGCACAACAACCCTTATTCGGTAAAATTCCTTCTGGTGAACGACTACAAGTCATTGAAAGCTCTCCCAACTATCGCCAAGGTCAATTTCGAAATTTAATTGAAAAATCAGGCATGAGCGAAGGCTCTAGTATTGCAGTTGAACTCTATAAAACCTTTATTAAAACCATTCCGCATCGTAATCCGATTGATCCCATTCCTTCCATTAAAACCAATCTACTTGCTCTTGATCCAAAACAAGATGTCATGATCTGGTTTGGACACTCATCGGTATTTATGCAGTTGCATGGTAAAACCTTTTTGATCGACCCTGTCATGAGTGGCAAAGCCTCTCCTTTCCCTTGGGGCACACGCGCCTATAAAGGGACTGATATCTATCGGGTTGAGGATTTACCCGAGATTGATTATTTGCTGATTTCGCATGATCACTATGACCACCTCGATTATGAAACGGCACTTAAACTCAAAGACAAAGTTAAATACGTGATTACAGGTCTAGGCGTCGGCGAACACTTTGAATACTGGGGTTACCCAAAAAATAAACTGATCGAGCGAGATTGGGGTGATCGAATCGAGTTTGATGATGGGATTAGCATTATCACTGAAACCACCCATCATGATTCACGACGTGCCTTTGATGGTGGTAAGAATTTATGGGTTTCTTTCGTGATTCAATCCCCGAATAAAAAGATTTTCTATACGGGTGATGGTGGTTATGACAAGCACTTTGTCGAGATCGGACAGAAATACGGTCCCTTTGATTGGGCCTTAATGGAAAATGGGCAATATGACGCCGCTTGGCGTTCAGTACATTGCCATCCTGATGAGGTTGCCCAAGCCACTGAAGAACTGAATGCGCGTAATATGATTCCTGTACATCATTCAAAATTCAGTTTGGCCAAGCATGCTTGGTATGAACCGATTACCCGTATTGTTGAATATTCAAAAAGCAGAAAATATCGCCTTGCGACGCCGATGATTGGAGAATTGGTTGAACTGGATAATGAACAGCAACCGTTTAAACAGTGGTGGAAGAATATTCGCTAA